The proteins below come from a single Polynucleobacter sp. MWH-UH23A genomic window:
- a CDS encoding glycosyltransferase family 4 protein, with product MKKVLIEGWRGINHSYAIVNQNQLLQLRKSHFDLYHNDLPFYNHEWNIGSNASGFADQDLMLINEIPSFHINSTPVDVTYRISFPYRFYKANSRKLFVFGTSEYQSINGLIYEDDLNRGLENSDLMIITPSNWSKEGFLIAGFRDERVYVVPHGVSEIFKPVDSHRKSEFRKALGCSADEFLLLSVGAMTGNKGIDLLIAAYALLKRKYKHIRLILKDSSNLYGIKAKEIFIELQKQHPELLSQEIYKSIIFISENLTQSQLNGLYGTCDCYVSPYRAEGFNLSPLEAAASGSLVLVTEGGSTDDYFHSSFGLKIEGKRASNGADGFYIEPNMESLLNQLTSVIEGKVDAKNSDEAQKYIRENFSWDAVVQKLINIFDA from the coding sequence ATGAAAAAAGTTTTAATCGAGGGTTGGAGGGGGATAAATCATTCTTATGCAATAGTCAATCAAAACCAATTACTTCAATTAAGGAAGAGCCATTTTGACCTGTACCATAACGACTTACCTTTTTACAATCATGAATGGAACATAGGCTCTAACGCATCAGGATTTGCTGATCAGGATCTGATGCTCATAAATGAAATTCCATCATTTCACATAAATTCGACGCCGGTTGATGTTACTTACAGGATTAGTTTTCCGTATCGATTTTATAAGGCTAATAGTAGAAAACTGTTCGTTTTTGGGACGTCTGAATATCAAAGCATCAATGGATTGATTTATGAGGACGATCTAAATCGCGGTCTTGAGAACTCAGACCTAATGATCATAACCCCATCAAACTGGTCTAAGGAGGGTTTTTTAATAGCTGGTTTTAGGGATGAGAGAGTGTATGTAGTTCCGCATGGGGTTTCTGAAATATTTAAGCCAGTTGATTCTCATCGAAAATCAGAATTTAGGAAAGCTTTGGGTTGTTCTGCGGATGAATTTTTGCTTTTATCTGTAGGGGCAATGACTGGTAATAAGGGCATTGATTTATTAATAGCTGCTTATGCATTGCTAAAAAGAAAATACAAACATATAAGATTAATTTTGAAAGACTCCAGCAACCTATATGGAATTAAAGCTAAGGAGATTTTCATAGAGCTTCAAAAGCAACATCCAGAACTACTCTCGCAGGAAATTTATAAGTCTATTATTTTTATTTCTGAAAACTTAACGCAAAGTCAATTAAATGGTCTTTACGGAACATGTGACTGTTACGTTTCTCCATACAGGGCTGAGGGCTTTAATTTGAGCCCCCTTGAGGCTGCGGCAAGTGGCAGCCTTGTTTTGGTTACCGAAGGAGGTTCTACAGATGACTATTTTCACAGCTCCTTTGGTCTAAAGATCGAGGGCAAAAGAGCCTCTAATGGAGCGGATGGTTTTTATATTGAGCCTAATATGGAAAGCTTGCTAAATCAATTGACATCAGTTATTGAGGGTAAGGTGGATGCTAAAAATTCAGATGAGGCTCAAAAATATATACGAGAAAACTTTAGCTGGGACGCGGTCGTGCAAAAACTTATAAATATTTTTGATGCTTAG